Within the Salvia hispanica cultivar TCC Black 2014 chromosome 4, UniMelb_Shisp_WGS_1.0, whole genome shotgun sequence genome, the region CGCATCCGACACAATGACAAGAGGAAATGATTTTGCCTTATAGGGAAGAGGAAATTTGATATCAGCCACACGAACAAGGCCTTTGTGCACCAGTCTCTTGCATGCCTCATCAGCATCTTCAACATCATATGGTTCCACACCAAAAGCTTCAGTGCCTTCCTCCTTTATCAATCTTGAAACAACAAAACAAGTCTCTGGACCAACATGCAACACCTTGAGCATACTGTTACCATATACTTTTTTTAGAATTGGAATGGCACGTTCAACTTCAACAGTGCATGAAACATCTCCTGCATGTAGAACATGATATTGAACATCAAGATAAATGTCAGCACGCCTACCAACCTTCTATTCTGATCGTTAATCATTTACGTGAAATCTCCCGAAAAATTGATAAGTACTACCTCCTGTTTTATTGTAAAACCCTTCATACAAGTGTTATTTCAGGTAAGACTATATGCAGACGAGTCAAAATACAATGAGACTATTTTAGATTAGATAGGGAAGAATCAAAGAAAGTTTAACAAAAGCTGAATAGCCATTGACTGTTCTGGAGCTCTATATGATGCAAGATTTTAGCCTAAATCAGCAGGCAAACTCATGAAGAAACTAATAGCATGCCAATCAAGTACAACAGGTAAATAAAAACGGAGCATATCTTACCCGAGAAATATATTCAACCAGCAAAAGGTACTAATTTGATGtgttaaattatgtaaacTGCTAAATAGAAGTGTCTATTCATGAACACTGAAATTTCATGAAGCCTCTACCCCAAAGTCAGTATTCCTTTCTCAACAAGAAACAGGACAAAGCAACCTAGACCATGTTCCATTTATATTCAAAAACGTCTCCATCATAGTGAACTATAGATCCACCATCATGAAACAGGTTATAGACAACAAAAGAATCAGAACTTAAGCCCCGTTTAGATGCACAAGATTTAAGATTGCAAATTtacaagattaaaaaaaataaagagctCGCAGTATGATTACCTTCCACGCGATTCAGAGCTTTAGGATTTCCAAAACTACCTATCAAGAAAATCATTTCCTTTCAGTCAAAGCATAATAAGTATAAAACACATCAGTCGACATAATAGCATAGAAGCACAAAAAGCACGATACCGAAGTATCTCAAGCTGTTCAAATATAACACGATAAACCAACAGGTCAGACAACCAAAACCGAGAAAACTATTACCATGCTAGTCATTTGGAACACACAAAGCTGCTTATCTtctaatatttgaaaatattagcCCTCTTACATTCGCCAATATCAGATTAAAtcctaaatgtcaatataagcactTCCCTTCATGTCGAAACATCACATCCATTATATAAGAGCAAAATGATATACACCACTACTCAAGTTTGCAGACAATTTATAGCAATTCAAAAGCAATTCATAGCAAACCTCCAACATTTTTGCAGCACTACGCATTGATCATCAACTACTACTAACATACATTTTCAGCATCCCCAATCTACATGAATTTGATTTCACTTAAAATCCTTCTAATCAGTAACCTAATGCACAATTCCAGaagcaattaatttttttttcaaaaagcaATTCGAACCTTGGCCGCGATATAGATAACCAATCACAAACAATGCCCCCTGCAAAATCGAGATCAAGCTGAACAAGTCAAGCAAGGAGCGCGTTCAGGTTCAATTTCGCCAATCAGAATCCGCTTCattcaaaaacaaattgaatCACAAATGAATATACCAGAATGAGCGCAATCGACAAATAAGAAGGAGAGCGGGATCTGGACTGCAACGAAGACGATGATAAAACTGCTCCAGTCTCTGATATGCGCCGAGAGGGATTAATCGGCCTTCTAGCTGCCATTTCTTTGCCAAGCTAGAGCTGATGTGTGTAGAttttgtggaaaaaaaatcttcaaaaatgaaaattgaatcgCTGCAGTGTGTGAGAAGTGATGGAAGATTGATAAAactaattcattaaattttttttaaaattttacataatcatcacttattttgtgtttatgaTATAATTATCCCTAATTAATGACACGGCAAAAAGACAATCACAAATTTAATGATAATACAAACGGATTTGATACGagactataattaaaaaaaataattaaaaatctaattCAAATAGAGTCGATTAATAAGGCATTTGGATTTATCGTTAAAGGAacgtgatcaaatgaaaactctaaatactgtataaactcaaaactatgagctggacattaaaaatgtcaacagatcacaaaaaaacatctaaaggaaaatgtcaacagaatttcaacggtagtcaattattaatgttgtgttgatatcgtgttgacactgtgttgacattaaaatcttgaaattttacactatgttgatattgtattgaaacagtTGTGGTTGAAGAGTTTTGAATTTGGGTTTGCAccatatataaatttgcatttaTCACTAATCataatataagtataaaattatcCACAAACAAGTTTTACAAATTTTAGAGTGGGTTCCAAAAttgtaaaaagtgaaatttgtTATACACTTTCTTTTGCAATAAATTTTCTACCAAACTAcaatactctcttcgttccaaaataagatttacattttgttatttcaGGTTTGtccccacaataagagtcatatttcacttttaccataaatggtaagtagatcTCACatgaaaatcaatataaaaagatGGACCTCATTCATATACCTCTGATTATTCCAACACATTAGTTTTTACAATTCATGCTCACATCAAATATGAATCTTATTATAGGACGGAGTGtgtacttaaaaaaaaattcataaattatactcctatttattcACTTCTCCATCATTAGTGAACAAGGAATGTTCTTCCGACGTTCCAACTTCCAataattttctacttttaaagaTATGATGGAATTTAATTATCAAAGAAAGATATACAGAGGATTAAGTAAATAATTGACACATGAGTTCTTGAGAGGTCGTTATCAATCTGGGATTTAAGTACGAAACATATagtaaaatacacaaaaatttaaaaacttggGTCCTTAGATAGTAACGTTTCTAGATGAGCCAAGAGTGGACCTAAGTTACAATATATACTATACACATGCATTGTTTAAATGTACCtggaaaaataattcacttgTTCACTATAACTTAAAAAACTTCATACAGAATCAATGACAGATTTAGGTGGGTTCGGAGGATCAACCGATCCCCAACACCAAACATAAATTACCTTTAAATTCGGACTTTGGAGTTGGAACCGACTCACATTGCGACAACAACATCCATCATTTAGGGCTATGATTCGCTTTCGCCCTTCGACCGCCATTCATTGCGAGCTAAACTCGTAATATATACCACTTTACATTCTGAAACCATCAATGACCTTATTTAGTGTCCGATCTTACAAATTATGTTTACTGCATCCGCCATTATTCAGAATAATGTCATTGTTTGAGATTGATCCGAGACATACATGACATTCTCAcgatattaaatattattgtaCTAAGAACTAACCATGTATGGCCTATCTAATCAACACATTCGTAACACATAATCTTATCTAATATATCAAACCGAACAAAAGATAAATACACTTCTCTAATGTGTatacattttcaaatatatgtGGTGGGGACATAACGAAATTACGCAAAATCCATGAAAATGAAACCCCATAAGCTCAAATCCCTATCTTTCTTGATCCAATAAAATGTCACCATTATATATCTTTTTTGCAGgcaatttgaaaaaaaacaaaaatcctttttattcttttcttattgGTATCATCCTTTTCTCATCATTCCCATATTTTGCAGCTGTCTTCCttgatttttttctccatttataAGGACTCATAAATCTAGGACACATTGAAAAGGTTGTTTCCCTTTTGGGAGGGTTGTTTTCACACTTCATCTTTTGCAGAACACCCTTTTGTCTTTAAACTTCAatcattaatcatttttttctatttatattcttgttcattcttttttcttctaaatcCACCCCTTTGAGAAGTTGAATTTGTATCCTTCCTTTTCAACTTTCTCTCCCTCAAAAAAGTTCAATGGCATGcatgaaattcaaatatttgcTGGCATTGGAGTTTTTGTTGTTACTAACTTTGAGCCCACTCCATTTCATGGTTGAAGGTAAGTAAACTTATACTACTAAGttaataattatacatttttacCAAGCATTTAGCTAATTAGTGTGATAtgctatttattatttcatttttcaggAAGACAAATCTCCAAACTGTCTAATGATCTCACAATGGTAGgtttaatttcttgaaatatttatagcaagagtttgaattttagtagtaaaaattattttgtatactGAATTGGTTATGTATATATGCAGAAAATAGGTGAAGAAAAGGTGCTCAAAATGAGACCATTGATAGGATCAAAGCCTCCAAGATGTGATGgtaaaaaatgtaaatcttGTGGAAATTGCGAGGCAGTTCAGGTTCCAATTGTGACACCAAAGAAAATCATTTTCCCAAAACAATTATATTCTCcaagaattaatattattgcATATTCGAGAGGagattatatttcaaattataagcCAATGTGTTGGAAATGTAAATGTGGAGATTTATATTTCAGCCCTGGAGAGGCCTAAGAAATCCAACATCTATACTTtctgtaatttaattatgtttatcgAGCATATATATCATTTATGTGTGTTTACATAAGATATAGAATTGTGATTTGTGCAGAATACAGAATCAGAATCAAAACGCAAATGTTTTTTTAGATAGCATAGAAGTCATTTTTAGTTcgtttttagttcattttagaaaaagaTGACTTGTGAAGCAATATTAAAATAACCTCCGTATTTCTAAAATCCGAATATACTAAAAACGaactaaaaatgacatttgtGTTGTCAAAAAAGTGACGGGTCTGTGTTCTGCAATAAGATGTGGTTCGATTttaatctatctatacatatataaaaggcgaatTTTGGccttattttgaatatttttgaattatggGCTTCagtttgaatatttaaaagttttagACCAGATTTGTAATAGATCAAAATATTGGACACCAAACTGATTCAAGCGTTTTCCGAAGTAACGTGCTAACGTATATATACATTGAAGAATTTCaatcattaattcattataaattaattcacaaaagtTATATATAAGAAGTTTGTTGGATGCATCATGCgttagtttcattttattttattttattttgtacattaatttgtttgacATCAAGAAGGAATTAAGGAGGGGTGGAATATTTGATGAGGCCGTTACGGGTGTTTCTCATCCAAATATTGATGCCATTTATTATTTGCTAGAAATTTGATGTTGTGTTTCTATTGATTTAACGAAGGATTGCAACTTTTCTCCCATTATGCGCACGTTGCCTTCATTAAATACAAAGTTGTATTCAATCTTATTAGTAacgtatatatttatatacaataAAACTAATTCAATTTCAGTCTTTGTATAATTTATGTACACAAAACGCCTATCATAGCCCGCCCCTAAAAccctattttctctctataaATAATCTTTCACCCAACAcatttattcaatcaaaattcCATATTTGTGGTAGTAGTGACGGTGTGGAGAGTGATATGCCTTCGAATGAGTATAGCAGGATCAGTAGCAGAGGATTTGAGAAGAatgaaaattagaaagtgaggcacatcttttataatttacaaaataattctaGAATTAGTGTAAATTCTTGGACTACATTATCATTGTTAATCATATACGATAAACATACGTTTGTTTTTTGagttttcaaatatatagtatttgttCAGCTTCTAGAGTCCATGATctcattttacattatttcatGTATTTATTCTGCTTCTAGAATTAGTGcgaaaaattaattcataccCTAAATAATGTCTATTTATTAAGAAGTTTATTTTCGtctattttattgattttatgtttcGGTTTTCATGCAATGAATTAATTGAGTCATCCTATtcaaattacaataatattctttaagatcagtatattttgattaacttgattttttttattaatttatggcagtataatttttatggtATTGAAGAAGTCACaatctcattttcattataatacAAAccccactaattttatttttattaataatatatatttgtactATGAGACGGTCAATGACAGGGTgaggattaaaaaattatcatacaCCACGTAATAAAGCAAATCAACGCTCTTACTAATGCAATAATATGGCAGTTACAATTCTTATTACAATTGCAGATGGATATGTAAATGCCCCTATAATCATGCTCTCAATtgtagatttaattttgtgggGAATGGctaggggtgggaatacgggTATCTGTAGATACCCAACCCGAAAAAGTCGGGTACTTAAACTCGAAAATCATCTAAACGTCTATCCAAAATCCGATTCGATATATTTTCGATTACTCCAATGCCCGCCCCGGGTATTCATACCCGACAtatcgggtacccaaatacccactctttacatgtgttaataaataaaaaaattcaaaatttattatattaatataaatatagaaatatttttaaaaattgactaatatctttaaacatatataaaaggagggTTTTGagaatatttatagaaatgccattttaattaaaaagctttttattgattaaaattattattattaatagaatTTTTAGATATTGCAGTTATATGAACGTGGTTTGAAAGGTAAAAAACTGCTACAACGTGGAGTGCTAATTGAATGCATGTAATTGTTGTAATATAAATTCAACCATTGGTACTTTTGGAagcttatatttttatattgttagcCTATTTCGCAGGATACAATAAGTTTATTGATGCATAGATGTTGTATGAGTATACTTTTAATGTAGGGTTACATTATGTGCTTCTATGATTTATGGTGGAATTTTAAACGTTTAGAAAATTTATGCTAACctttagtttttgtttatatCATTGTGGAGTTAATTTTTTCGTGTGGttctgtgtttttttttcatttcagggCGAATTGCATAAGAGAATGAGTAGAGGGTCGTGGACGAAGGTCGACAATGTGGTGGTATATCTGTGTTGCGTCATTTTACTGCTGCCATACTCCTATTCAATTTTGCATGGATTTAGTCTTtctcaatatttatattattattattagtctgattaattataaattagatttattactTATTGAAATGAACTATTGGCATTCACTAAATTTAGgtttctctatattatttgccaattatatttttgtttttgttattagtcctcactaatttatatattaccaccattttatttatttttttcatactttaataattataatttttcttttcaatagtaatcattaaaattttcagttgtcattctatttatatattattaattttgtaacatatattttattatttaaattttgaattatatatgtattttattatagttataaGAGGTGCAACAAATGGCTCTAAGCAAACCGAGTTATTTTATCTTCAAGTGTTgttggaaaatgaaaagagcAGTAAAATTTTGACGATTTTAGTTTGTGAAGACGATGCTACTGGTtctttaaattctaaaattaagtGTATAATAATTGACGGAAGTGGATTATAGGAGTTTTAGTTGGAGTAGTGGCTATTGATTACAATTGGAAGTGGACCAAtggatgttttattttagtggGAATAGTGACTCTTAATTAATCTTGGAATGTGGtttacaaagatttaaaaaatactccaaatCCAATATACTAACAAATACATGTATATTATAGTGAAATAATTGGTGAGTGACAGGATTGAGAAATGTGTAAAAGTGGTGATTTAATTACCTACTTTTATAACTTATAACTTATGAGATTaaccaaaaatcaattaagaaattatgatttaattgactaatcataaaatagatataaataactatcataatgttaataataataatatgtatgtatatttttgccAAAATCACCGATCAATATATttgtgtgttattttttttctttatttgattttatattttttaataattctattttattttatatatttatgatttcacatttcatacaataatatttttatgaatttataacatcattttacattataaaataaatttaaataaaaaaaatgaatcgtGCATCGCATGTGGGTGATACtagtacatatataaaagccGAGTTTTGGcgttcttttaaaatatttataagttttgtccttattttaaaatatttacaaattatggGATCAATTTGAATACTACATTTCGAGCCTATACTCCATAAGTTACGGTGGGAGTTTTTCTTATATTCAACCATGGGTAACTAGCATATACGTTCTAATTACTACCTTTTATTACCATTACAACACtaattatcattatcatatttattacCATTACCATTACAATTATTCAATATTGGGATTAAAGAATGAGTGCAATTTACCACCACCACccaattaatttgtttgaatcATATCTATGAATTAATggtgtataattaatttataatgtagCACTGACAGTTATAAACGATGACTGATAAAAAATCTGTTAatccaaataatttttattaatggaTTATAATTTGAAAGGTCTTCATTTGTTATCAATTTAGTTTATCACATATAATATTGGCTTAAAGTCACAAAGAATATGAAAAGGTacccattttctattttctataaatttggcTTTTACAAGGATACTTTGCGAAAATAGAAACACAAAGATATTGAGTTCCACCAAGCTGAAAAGcttgaagaattgaagaaaattcaTTCTTGCTAGGGGCAACTTCAACAATACTTCAACTCATTTTAGGATTGAATAGCTCCTCAATCATTCTACAAAGGGTAtcatgttttcttttcttttttatgctATTTTGTACAATATCTACGATCTGTTGTGTTGAACTATAACAccctaaatatatattttttttcaaatttcatttacaCTATTActtctttgtttgttgaataaaAAGAGGGAGAGATGTCACTGTTTGAACTGACCAATGAACAAAGCTTCTGTAGGAAGATGTTTGTCGTCCGAAAAGAAGATGATACATGAATATTTGACGAAGAAGATGAGAATGATAGCTATCTTTGCTAGGTTAACATGTATTATGTGAAAGTTGGAAGATATTATTGTCccctaatattttatttgtatataaaatatttcattagatTTATATACTCTTGGTATATActcctaaatttttttagtctcacttattttatttattcacaatatgaagtacaaaaatattctaaCTCGCGTGTGATACGCACATTTcatgtagtataatttttcgAATGTGATATTCGTATTGTGTTCTttgtaaattatttcataaaatggtattattttttccatttaaaagTACTCCAAAAGACTACAATAATTACCTAGGCAGTTAGAACTACAATGGAGGTCCCATAAATATATACCAATTGCCAACACATTTAAAATGCCTTTATCCCCACTCCCTCTCATTAAATCTCTCAAACTACCAACTTTTTTCacatccactcattttttaaactttcCTTCTCAAGCCAATCTCTAGTAATCTTGAAAAGGGGTCTAGCCACAAAAGTGAGATTACAAATATATCCAAAGATAATGTTCCCATTATTCAAGAATCAATGCTTACTTCACTTTTGCAAGTGATATGTATGattcctttattttctttatatatttgcCTCTCCACACTCTAAAACCATTGGTGAGTTTGCCATGCATCCAAATTTGAGAGCCAAAGGCTTGAAGGTGAAGCATGTCATTCGCATACTTGTGCTTGTGGCCATTTGTGTGTGGtttttttacaatttcaaGAATCCGCAACACGTGGAGAGCGATGAGAAAATCGGGAGGAAGGAGCTGAGGCCGCGGGTGGATGGGGTTGAGAGAGACGGAGGCGAAGATTTGATGAATGGAGAGGTGGAAGTAGAGCATGATCAAATGCAGGATTTCATCGATGAAGACGACAAGGATTAGCTTTAAATTTGGTAGATTTTCATGAaaagttgaagaaaaaaaagggtgGTTTGATGAATATTGTATGAGTTGAAGGCTACCAAAAATGCAGCTTCTTTTAGAGGTGTGTAGTGCAAAGTTTGTGTGTTTTAATTGTATAGCATTTATTCTTGGTGAATAATCAAAAGCATCTTTGTATGGAGCTAGAgcataattactataaaatggAACTGattagatttatttaatttcctgtataattaaattatgaggttgtataagaaaaaaaatactctttaTACTCTAagagtttaattttgttttggttcgtccataaatatgaattttatttaatttgtactcTTATAATTGGTAAATAGATGATTCTCATGAATTCATTCTATTCAACTAACTACTACGCATTAAAAATGGAATTATGTTCTAtgaacttttttaactcacattccttcataaaatttgggttgaaaaaaaaatactctaatGATGGATGAATGGAGTACATGTTTCTTAGttgacacaagattttagaaGTTGTTtgttaatgcatttaattgaaaagataaaaggtgggtgtaagtattaaatggagagagaaagagagttgaatattttaattggagtCCGAAAAAGTGGTtatgtgtattaattggaaagagatatcgtatttatcaaaaatagaaatgtgtcatcttaagaataaactaaaaaggagaGTGTGTCATTTTAGCTTGGACGCATGGAGTacttattagtactataaaatagaaaaaagagcTAAATAATTTAGGATGGAGAAAGTAATGTGCAagttgataaatttttttaaatgccaTGTTTTATGTGGAAAAAATTTTCATCTACAactactttaatttttcaatgcattcattatttaaagaAGTTCTGAAAAACTTTCCAGCtgctttaaattttactaattaaaaatagaattcataTTCTatgaactttttttaattcgtTTTCCAccatagtatttattaaaacccttatatttattaaaactctgGTAAAAAAAGATTCTGGTGGACAAATAGAGTACtaattgcataaaataaagaaaagaggTAAATAggataaatttttagagatTGATATGTTTTGTGTGGAAAAACTTTCCAACtgctttaatttttcaatGCACTCAATGTCATGAACTATGCAAAAGTAGGTCAAGTGTATCCCAAAATACTCAAATTTATCTTTAAATTGAAGAGTGAATTAAACACTAAGTCACACAAAAGTAATtccttttcttgaaatttaattctttcttcttaaacatttaatttcatcttGAATTAATGcaatacatatattaaatGTCTTCTTCAG harbors:
- the LOC125219797 gene encoding probable pectin methylesterase CGR3 isoform X1 produces the protein MAARRPINPSRRISETGAVLSSSSLQSRSRSPSYLSIALILGALFVIGYLYRGQGSFGNPKALNRVEGDVSCTVEVERAIPILKKVYGNSMLKVLHVGPETCFVVSRLIKEEGTEAFGVEPYDVEDADEACKRLVHKGLVRVADIKFPLPYKAKSFPLVIVSDALDYLSPRYLNRSLPALTRLSSDGLVIFTGYPHKQKAMSVNKARYGRSAKLRSSTWWIRYFLQMSLEENEAATKKFEQAAAKSSFTSNCQILHLKSYR